The genomic segment ACGTCCGGACCCGCGACATCCGCAGGGTGACCGAGGTTCTCCGTACGTTGCTGGCCGGATGACTCTACGCTGATCGTTGTGACCGAGGTGACGCGCAACATCGACAACGGCGACGAACGACCGTCGGAACGGCGTCAGGGACCTGTCGTCCTGCGCCGGGGCAGGCAGTCCGACGACACGACCACGGATCAGCGGCTGCTCGACTCCCGTGGCCCCAGCGACTGGGTGCACACGGACCCGTGGCGGGTGCTGCGGATCCAGGCCGAGTTCGTCGAGGGCTTCGGCGCGCTGGCGGAGGTGCCGCGTGCGGTGACGGTGTTCGGTTCCGCCCGCACGCCCCGCGACCACCCGGAGTACCAGCTGGGCAGGCAGATCGGCGCCGCGCTGGCGGGCGCCGGGTTCGCCGCCATCACGGGCGGTGGCCCGGGTGCGATGGAGGCCGTGAACCGGGGTGCGTCCGAGGCGGGCGGCCTGTCGGTCGGGCTCGGGATCGAGCTGCCGTTCGAGCAGGGCCTCAACCCGTGGGTCGATCTCGGCGTGAACTTCCGCTACTTCTTCGCGCGCAAGACGATGTTCGTCAAGTACTCGCAGGCGTTCATCTGCCTGCCGGGCGGGTTCGGCACGCTCGACGAACTGTTCGAAGCGCTCACGCTGGTGCAGACGAAGAAGGTCACCAAGTTCCCGGTGGTGTTGTTCGGCACGTCGTACTGGGGCGGACTGTACGACTGGGTGCGCGACACCGTGCTCGCCGAGGGCAAGATCAACGAACGTGACATGACGTTGCTGCACGTGACGGACGACATCGACGACGCCGTCGGCGTGGTGCAGGAGGCCTACAAGGCATGGGAGGACACGCACTAGTGCAGCGCATCTGCGTTTTCTGCGGATCGTCGTCGGGGAAGGACCCGCGCTACGCGGCCGCGGCCGCCGAGGTGGGCACACTGCTCGCCGAGCGTGGGATCGGGATCGTCTACGGCGGCGGCCAGGTGGGTCTCATGGGCGTCGTCGCCGACGCGGCGATGCGGGCGGGCGGCGAGGTCGTCGGGGTCATCCCGAAGCACCTCATGCGCGCCGAGCTCGCCCACCACGACCTCACGCAGCTCCACGTGGTGGCCGACATGCACGAGCGCAAGGCCACGATGGCGCGGCTGTCGGACGGGTTCGTGGCTCTGCCCGGCGGGGCGGGCACGATGGAGGAGCTGTTCGAGGTGTGGACGTGGGCGCAGCTCGGCATCCACGCCAAGCCCGTCGGCCTGCTGGACGTCCGCGGCTACTACTCGAAGATGGCGGAGTTCCTCGACCACATGGTGGCCGAAGGTTTTCTGGGCGAGCCGAGC from the Saccharomonospora azurea NA-128 genome contains:
- a CDS encoding LOG family protein, encoding MGGHALVQRICVFCGSSSGKDPRYAAAAAEVGTLLAERGIGIVYGGGQVGLMGVVADAAMRAGGEVVGVIPKHLMRAELAHHDLTQLHVVADMHERKATMARLSDGFVALPGGAGTMEELFEVWTWAQLGIHAKPVGLLDVRGYYSKMAEFLDHMVAEGFLGEPSRDLVTVTDDPEALLDAFARHTYTPVDKWAG
- a CDS encoding LOG family protein; this translates as MTEVTRNIDNGDERPSERRQGPVVLRRGRQSDDTTTDQRLLDSRGPSDWVHTDPWRVLRIQAEFVEGFGALAEVPRAVTVFGSARTPRDHPEYQLGRQIGAALAGAGFAAITGGGPGAMEAVNRGASEAGGLSVGLGIELPFEQGLNPWVDLGVNFRYFFARKTMFVKYSQAFICLPGGFGTLDELFEALTLVQTKKVTKFPVVLFGTSYWGGLYDWVRDTVLAEGKINERDMTLLHVTDDIDDAVGVVQEAYKAWEDTH